In a genomic window of Cynocephalus volans isolate mCynVol1 chromosome 1, mCynVol1.pri, whole genome shotgun sequence:
- the MAVS gene encoding mitochondrial antiviral-signaling protein isoform X1: MTFAEDKTYKYICHNHSNFHRVDVLEILPYLSCLTASDQDRLRASYTRLGNRDTLWDLFNILQRRTGWVDSFIGALRACELTGLAEEVANVYHSNLPRNPNHPLAPMEPPSVPAEVPGSSTPAVAHSIPYNGYREEDPSYPMPVQDTQPPKSLGESSEQISQTPSSGAILKRPAGPQEASSDLVALSLLASSRHQEQDTELGSIHTAAVVSSLTSSCGPVSPTVSFQPLARSTPRASRLPGPAVSAPSPGTSSSSTGLAFAGGVGDQAEAAIHSSEAEVPANPMTASTVPSKLPTNSMPVNTEPSKVPANPAFASTVPSKLPTSPKPPSIVPSNVLTNPAPSKLPINSTRAGKVPSTVPTSMVPTKVPANTVPASRSSTRAEDTLAAPAPTGATGGSLPWPDSSSESQQSGSELSKPGVLLSQLACQPFSGCTADLAISRSDSLGAVPSHGVEPSHGGEPNHGPEENEYVSVGTFGIHVAEDPSADLLEACPRPCATPPLKEEEVVHCVWDAPWAPWLWVAATGVLMATLLAMVYRRRQFQ, translated from the exons ATGACGTTTGCTGAGGACAAGACCTATAAATATATCTGCCACAATCACAGCAATTTTCACCGTGTTGATGTTCTGGAGATTCTGCCTTACCTGTCCTGCCTTACAGCAAGTGACCAG GATCGACTGCGGGCCTCTTATACGCGCTTAGGGAACCGGGACACCCTCTGGGATCTCTTCAACATCCTACAGCGGCGGACGGGCTGGGTGGATTCCTTCATTGGGGCACTGAGGGCCTGTGAACTGACTGGTCTTGCTGAGGAAGTGGCCAATGTCTACCATAGCAACCTGCCTC GGAACCCAAACCACCCCCTGGCTCCAATGGAGCCGCCATCAGTTCCTGCTGAGGTTCCAGGGTCCTCTACACCTGCTGTGGCCCATAGCATCCCCTACAATGGCTACAGGGAGGAGGACCCAAGTTACCCCATGCCTGTCCAGGACACACAGCCGCCAAAGTCCCTGGGAGAG AGTTCAGAGCAAATCTCACAGACACCCAGCTCTGGGGCCATCCTGAAGAGGCCGGCTGGCCCCCAGGAGGCCTCATCTGACCTAGTAGCCCTCAGCCTGCTGGCCTCCAGCAGGCATCAGGAGCAGGACACAGAACTGGGCAGTATCCACACAGCAG CCGTGGTCTCCAGTCTCACATCATCATGCGGGCCTGTGTCTCCAACTgtctccttccagcctctggccCGTTCCACCCCCAGGGCAAGCCGCCTGCCTGGACCTGCAGTGTCAGCTCCATCTCCtggcacctcctcctcctccactggCTTGGCTTTTGCAGGGGGCGTTGGTGACCAGGCTGAGGCTGCCATCCACTCCAGTGAGGCAGAGGTACCAGCCAACCCTATGACTGCCAGCACAGTGCCCTCCAAGCTGCCCACCAACTCGATGCCTGTGAACACAGAGCCCTCCAAAGTGCCTGCCAACCCAGCATTTGCCAGCACAGTGCCCTCCAAGTTGCCCACCAGCCCCAAGCCTCCCAGTATAGTGCCCTCTAATGTGCTCACCAATCCAGCACCATCTAAACTGCCCATCAACTCAACACGTGCCGGCAAGGTGCCATCCACAGTGCCCACTAGCATGGTGCCCACGAAGGTGCCTGCCAACACAGTGCCTGCCAGCAGGAGCAGCACCAGAGCTGAG gaTACCCTAGCAGCTCCAGCACCCACAGGTGCCACTGGAGGGAGTTTGCCCTGGCCAGACAGCAGCTCTGAGAGCCAGCAATCTGGGTCAGAGCTGAGCAAGCCTGGTGTGCTGCTATCTCAGCTGGCCTGCCAGCCCTTCTCTGGCTGCACCGCAGATCTTGCCATCAGCCGCAGCGACTCCCTGGGTGCAGTGCCCAGCCATGGTGTGGAGCCCAGCCATGGTGGGGAGCCCAACCATGGCCCAGAAGAGAATGAATACGTGTCCGTGGGTACCTTTGGGATCCATGTGGCCGAGGATCCCAGTGCTGACCTCCTGGAGGCCTGCCCCAGGCCGTGTGCCACCCCGCCGCtcaaggaggaggaggtggtgcaCTGTGTATGGGATGCGCCCTGGGCTCCATGGCTCTGGGTGGCTGCAACCGGGGTGCTCATGGCCACACTCCTGGCAATGGTGTACCGGCGGCGCCAATTCCAGTGA
- the MAVS gene encoding mitochondrial antiviral-signaling protein isoform X2 codes for MEPPSVPAEVPGSSTPAVAHSIPYNGYREEDPSYPMPVQDTQPPKSLGESSEQISQTPSSGAILKRPAGPQEASSDLVALSLLASSRHQEQDTELGSIHTAAVVSSLTSSCGPVSPTVSFQPLARSTPRASRLPGPAVSAPSPGTSSSSTGLAFAGGVGDQAEAAIHSSEAEVPANPMTASTVPSKLPTNSMPVNTEPSKVPANPAFASTVPSKLPTSPKPPSIVPSNVLTNPAPSKLPINSTRAGKVPSTVPTSMVPTKVPANTVPASRSSTRAEDTLAAPAPTGATGGSLPWPDSSSESQQSGSELSKPGVLLSQLACQPFSGCTADLAISRSDSLGAVPSHGVEPSHGGEPNHGPEENEYVSVGTFGIHVAEDPSADLLEACPRPCATPPLKEEEVVHCVWDAPWAPWLWVAATGVLMATLLAMVYRRRQFQ; via the exons ATGGAGCCGCCATCAGTTCCTGCTGAGGTTCCAGGGTCCTCTACACCTGCTGTGGCCCATAGCATCCCCTACAATGGCTACAGGGAGGAGGACCCAAGTTACCCCATGCCTGTCCAGGACACACAGCCGCCAAAGTCCCTGGGAGAG AGTTCAGAGCAAATCTCACAGACACCCAGCTCTGGGGCCATCCTGAAGAGGCCGGCTGGCCCCCAGGAGGCCTCATCTGACCTAGTAGCCCTCAGCCTGCTGGCCTCCAGCAGGCATCAGGAGCAGGACACAGAACTGGGCAGTATCCACACAGCAG CCGTGGTCTCCAGTCTCACATCATCATGCGGGCCTGTGTCTCCAACTgtctccttccagcctctggccCGTTCCACCCCCAGGGCAAGCCGCCTGCCTGGACCTGCAGTGTCAGCTCCATCTCCtggcacctcctcctcctccactggCTTGGCTTTTGCAGGGGGCGTTGGTGACCAGGCTGAGGCTGCCATCCACTCCAGTGAGGCAGAGGTACCAGCCAACCCTATGACTGCCAGCACAGTGCCCTCCAAGCTGCCCACCAACTCGATGCCTGTGAACACAGAGCCCTCCAAAGTGCCTGCCAACCCAGCATTTGCCAGCACAGTGCCCTCCAAGTTGCCCACCAGCCCCAAGCCTCCCAGTATAGTGCCCTCTAATGTGCTCACCAATCCAGCACCATCTAAACTGCCCATCAACTCAACACGTGCCGGCAAGGTGCCATCCACAGTGCCCACTAGCATGGTGCCCACGAAGGTGCCTGCCAACACAGTGCCTGCCAGCAGGAGCAGCACCAGAGCTGAG gaTACCCTAGCAGCTCCAGCACCCACAGGTGCCACTGGAGGGAGTTTGCCCTGGCCAGACAGCAGCTCTGAGAGCCAGCAATCTGGGTCAGAGCTGAGCAAGCCTGGTGTGCTGCTATCTCAGCTGGCCTGCCAGCCCTTCTCTGGCTGCACCGCAGATCTTGCCATCAGCCGCAGCGACTCCCTGGGTGCAGTGCCCAGCCATGGTGTGGAGCCCAGCCATGGTGGGGAGCCCAACCATGGCCCAGAAGAGAATGAATACGTGTCCGTGGGTACCTTTGGGATCCATGTGGCCGAGGATCCCAGTGCTGACCTCCTGGAGGCCTGCCCCAGGCCGTGTGCCACCCCGCCGCtcaaggaggaggaggtggtgcaCTGTGTATGGGATGCGCCCTGGGCTCCATGGCTCTGGGTGGCTGCAACCGGGGTGCTCATGGCCACACTCCTGGCAATGGTGTACCGGCGGCGCCAATTCCAGTGA